Genomic window (Vigna radiata var. radiata cultivar VC1973A unplaced genomic scaffold, Vradiata_ver6 scaffold_332, whole genome shotgun sequence):
CTGCGAAGAAAGTTCTTGAACCATTTAGCAGAGAGCTTTTGATATCGCTTCAAGCCATTCTTATAATCCACGTAATGTATTCCGAACCGCACCGAATAACCGTCACCCCATTCAAAGTTGTCTAATAACGACCATGCAAAATACGCTTTTACCTTTACGTCATCACTTttaaaagacaacaaaataaataaattaatttacaaacaaaatcatttttaaaaaatagagaaaggaaaaagtctGTTTAAccactcttttttgacaacttttttacaatgtaTACGTGACAGTctatgattggtctgtttcaaataattttttaaagataaatttaaatataccaataaaatgatgacacgtgtcctgttgtcaaaaagttgttaaaaaagagttctcaaatacatagaaaaattattcattaccTAATTGCTGATTTTACGTAATAGAGATGACGATAGTAATAGTCAATTCTGTATATATCTTGAAGGGCTTCCTGTAACGATAGTGCTGGATTGTTTAATTGACTTATACCTACATTCAAAATTTTAGAACAAAGATTCAATACTTTATGAGACATTTCATAGATAATAAAATGATGTTTTGATTTGATTACCATTTTCAGTTATGTAAATCAAAGGATTCTTGTACTTTTCTTTTGTATAGAGCAACACTTCTCTAATTCCTATGGGATAAACATATAGCCAACCAGAACCACTCTGCAAATATAATTATGATCGAAGTCATAtgtaaaaccaaataaaataataataataatatgattatataCATACCGATGGACCAATTGGAACGCCATTGCGAAATGCTGGcacacaaaagaagaaaatatacaaaatgtgatattatgaaattataataaaatatataatttaagtgAGTGATAGATAAAGTTGTCCTTACATGAAAGTCTGGCATTGGAATCTGTCTCATAATtaggtttggttttgggtgCATCGGAAACATAGAAAGCGGTGTAATAGTTTaatccaagaaaatcaaatgaaCCAGCAAGAAGTTTTGCTTCTTCTTTAGTAAATTCTGGTAATCTTTTACCGACTAAGGTACGCATGTTTTCTGGATACTTTCCTGATGTCAATGGTTCCATGTACCtgtaattacaaataaaaattaatataaaattttagatttttattacttataatttttaataaaagttctTTGAAGAGAGTAAACGACTTACCATCCATACATGAAGTCAATAGCTCGTTGAGCAGCTTCTTtatctgattttttatttgaaattggcTTGAACCAATGAGACACTATTGTAATGCCTATCAAGCCCCTTTGTAATTTCTGTGTAGAGTTTTTCGTATGTTAAGAACAAAATTTATACAGAAATACTTTAACCTAATATAAAAAGtagctataaaaaaaaaaaaaaaaacctgatATTTGTTCTTGTAAAGTTTGACAGCTGCTGCATGAGCAAGTAGCTGATTATGTGAAACTAAATAAGGTTCTGTTCCTGAATCACCACCGGTGCAGTTTGGATTTAGCCATTCAGAACATCGACCTGGTGCAGACAATCCAATGGCATAACCACCCCTACTAAAAGTATATGGTTCGTTTAAAGTAATCCAATACTTCACCCTATCTCCAAATTCTTTGAAACACACTTCCACATACTCTTCAAAATCATCTCTGAAAATCattcaaacataaattataCTGCATTCTATATACGATTCAATCTgagaatatataagtggatagAAATCTTATTTATAATCTAATTTTCAAAGATTAATTTAGACTTAAACTTTAACTTTTAACACTATGATTTGTGTAACTTACACAATGTGACGACTTAAGAAGCCTCCATACTCCTCTTCTAAAGCTTGGGGAAGATCCCAGTGAAAAAGTGTCACATATGGTTCTAGATCTGCAACATTAATATTTCACTTACttaaaaatctattataaaatgtaaactttttaattaagaaaaaaaaaacaagagtaAAGAATTAATGTTGACCTTCGGCTAGCAAATTATCGATAAACCTGTTGTAATAATCGATTCCTTCTTTGTTTATACCTCCACTCAGCTTTCCTtctatttatgattaaaaaaagaatgtgaaaaatgtaaatacaataattacgaaaataataata
Coding sequences:
- the LOC106778448 gene encoding cyanogenic beta-glucosidase-like, translated to MASDHFILLLFFALPLTLPSTTFALPSTVVDVSSLNRSSFPTGFVFGTASASYQYEGAAKEDGRGPSIWDAFTHKYPEKIRDRSNGDVAVDQYHRYKEDIEIMKNMNLDAYRFSISWSRILPKGKLSGGINKEGIDYYNRFIDNLLAEDLEPYVTLFHWDLPQALEEEYGGFLSRHIVDDFEEYVEVCFKEFGDRVKYWITLNEPYTFSRGGYAIGLSAPGRCSEWLNPNCTGGDSGTEPYLVSHNQLLAHAAAVKLYKNKYQKLQRGLIGITIVSHWFKPISNKKSDKEAAQRAIDFMYGWYMEPLTSGKYPENMRTLVGKRLPEFTKEEAKLLAGSFDFLGLNYYTAFYVSDAPKTKPNYETDSNARLSSFRNGVPIGPSSGSGWLYVYPIGIREVLLYTKEKYKNPLIYITENGISQLNNPALSLQEALQDIYRIDYYYRHLYYVKSAISDDVKVKAYFAWSLLDNFEWGDGYSVRFGIHYVDYKNGLKRYQKLSAKWFKNFLRRS